In Rhodopirellula sp. P2, the DNA window GAGCGGAACAGGACTCACCCCTGGAGACGTTTGGGACTTGGTTCATTACGTTCAGTCGCTGGTCCAGCCCACGCCCAAACCGTCCGTGCGTGTGGTGGACGATAAAAACTCCTCCGCCGCCGCAAAAACAGGTGTCTCCTTATGAGTCGCGACAACTATCGAACCATTGGCGCGATCGTGGGCTTGGCATTGGGAATCGGTGCGATGTTCTTGCTGGGCATGTCAGGGATCGTTCCCGGAGCCCTGTTTGGAGCGGGTGGATGCGTGATTGGCGGGATTGCCGGAGAACAGATTTTTGATCGTCGAGGGCAGCAATGAACCAAGCTGCTGACACTCAAACCGCATCTGAATCCGGCCCCAAATCCGAAATGGAACGCCCCGCGAACGCGAACACCAGCGATTCACCGACGGAGGACGGCTCGCAATCCGTTCCCCAATGGCCTCACCGGCTGACTCGCGTGATGGTCTGCTTGACCTGGCCGCTGATCTGGGTCGGAGGGTTGGTGACGACCTACGACGCGGGCATGTCGGTTCCGGATTGGCCGGGAACGTACGGGTACAACCTGCTTCTGTATCCGATCTCGACTTGGTTGCTGGGGCCATTCGATCTGCTCATCGAACACGGGCACCGATTGCTCGCCGCCCTGGTTGGCTTCATCGCAATTGGGCTGGTCTTTTCTTCCTTCATGACTGAAACACGTCGCTGGGCAATCGGCTTGTCGGTGTTGGTTCTCGCCGCTGTGATTGGGCAGGGCGTTCTCGGTGGTTTGCGTGTGACACTGAGCGCACGGACGCTGGCGATGATCCATGGATGCGTCGGCCCCGCATTTTTTGTGCTGTGTGTGATCGCGGCCTGCGTGACCGGCCGGAACTGGCTGGCCGCTTCGGTGCGAAAGTCCGCCGAGGGAACTTCCCAGCGAACGCCAACTGCGTTTTGGCCGATCGCGTTGTTGGTTTTGGCTTACCTGCAGTTGGTTTTGGGAGCGATGATGCGGCACGCCTTGCCCGGCTTCAGCCCGGTCGGATTCGCCCACATCGTGAAAACACACATCACGATCGCCTTCGTTTTGTGGCTGATGACGGCCCTGACGTACTGGCGAATGCGGCGGTGCGGCGATTTGACGCTGTCGCGTCCGGCGGGTGCCTTGATATGCTTTGTGGCCGTGCAAATCGGCTTGGGAGTAGCGACTTGGATTGTCAATTACGGCTACCCACAGATGCTGGCTCCGCTTTCAGCGTCTGACTCGTACCTCCTGCACAGCAAGAACGTCCTGGACGCCTGGATCGTGACGGGTCATGTTGCGACGGGATCGCTGATTTTGGCCGTTTCGTCACTGCTGTTGGTCCGGCTGTACCGCCGCCGTCGCGTTTTATCCTTCTCTGTCTCATCCTGAATCCGGAACGATCATGGCATCTGATTGCCGCGAAACGCTCGAGATTGTCGCCGGGAGTGGTTTGTCCCTCGATGACAGGCCTCTCCAGAACTCGGGTTCGCTCCCTCGCACCAGCTCGGCGGCGAGCGGATCGACTGCCGTGCTGGAACCTTCGCCGCGGATGAAATCTGTTTCCCGCCCGCGTCCCTCGACCGATCGAGCCAGCACGTTGAATGATCCAATTCCCGTGCCAGAAGCCAACCCCGAATCACAAGCTTCCGACGCACCAACGGATGCGAAACCTGCCG includes these proteins:
- a CDS encoding COX15/CtaA family protein; this encodes MNQAADTQTASESGPKSEMERPANANTSDSPTEDGSQSVPQWPHRLTRVMVCLTWPLIWVGGLVTTYDAGMSVPDWPGTYGYNLLLYPISTWLLGPFDLLIEHGHRLLAALVGFIAIGLVFSSFMTETRRWAIGLSVLVLAAVIGQGVLGGLRVTLSARTLAMIHGCVGPAFFVLCVIAACVTGRNWLAASVRKSAEGTSQRTPTAFWPIALLVLAYLQLVLGAMMRHALPGFSPVGFAHIVKTHITIAFVLWLMTALTYWRMRRCGDLTLSRPAGALICFVAVQIGLGVATWIVNYGYPQMLAPLSASDSYLLHSKNVLDAWIVTGHVATGSLILAVSSLLLVRLYRRRRVLSFSVSS